In one Brassica oleracea var. oleracea cultivar TO1000 chromosome C9, BOL, whole genome shotgun sequence genomic region, the following are encoded:
- the LOC106315414 gene encoding auxin-responsive protein SAUR21-like has translation MALVRSLLGAKKILGCSVSAAYTSKRAASAAPKGFLAVYVGESQKKRYVVPISYFNQPSFQALLSKSEEEFGFDHPMGGLTIPCPEDIFINVTSRLQ, from the coding sequence ATGGCTTTGGTGAGAAGTCTATTGGGTGCAAAGAAGATTCTTGGCTGCTCAGTCTCAGCAGCTTACACGAGCAAAAGAGCAGCCTCGGCAGCACCGAAAGGGTTTCTTGCGGTGTACGTTGGAGAGAGCCAGAAGAAGAGATATGTGGTGCCAATCTCATACTTCAACCAGCCTTCTTTTCAAGCGCTTCTCAGTAAATCTGAGGAAGAGTTTGGGTTTGATCATCCGATGGGTGGCTTAACGATCCCTTGCCCTGAAGATATCTTCATCAACGTAACATCTAGGCTCCAATGA
- the LOC106315195 gene encoding uncharacterized protein LOC106315195, translated as MADVKDEPTATKKAGHASIKFLMLTASNYTVWCMRIKITLKFSETRDKKAMVGTEEVEDGAVAHPREVIEESKIVKKFLKSLPRKKYIQIVASIEQLLGLNSTSFEDIVGRLKAYEERITEDEEEEHEDKNQTSLIYEYSDVFAMQEQRPLGERNLTTNHGCLYTWEHNRDQRCTAYSTHQANESEKTIVEVKRLGNNDEIIIEEGDENETGIEINEEEDLEEGGDEVQPQLTRSQRVTAKPSHLDDYIILAEVEGERLLMIVMMNEVVYLNERKVNPSTFEADLDTMNIWYLDNGASNHMSGNRLT; from the exons ATGGCGGATGTCAAAGACGAACCTACGGCAACCAAGAAAGCTGGACATGCCTCCATAAAGTTCCTGATGCTAACTGCGTCAAACTACACCGTCTGGTGTATGAGGATTAAGATAACACTTAAGTTTAGTGAA ACTCGGGACAAGAAAGCTATGGTGGGTACGGAAGAGGTCGAGGACGGGGCGGTCGCTCACCCTAGAGAGGTGATCGAAGAATCAAAGATAGTAAAGAAATTCTTGAAAAGTCTACCGAGAAAGAAATATATTCAGATTGTTGCCTCAATCGAACAGCTTCTTGGCCTCAACTCAACAAGTTTTGAGGACATCGTTGGTAGGCTAAAGGCCTATGAAGAGAGAATTACTGAAGATGAAGAAGAAGAACATGAAGATAAAAACCAAACCTCGCTCATCTACGAGTATTCAGATGTGTTTGCTATGCAAGAACAGAGACCATTGGGAGAAAGAAACTTGACGACAAATCACGGGTGCTTGTACACTTGGGAACACAACAGGGATCAAAGGTGTACCGCCTACTCGACCCATCAAGCAAACGAATCAGA GAAAACCATTGTCGAGGTTAAACGTTTGGGTAATAATGATGAGATCATTATTGAGGAAGGAGATGAGAATGAAACCGGTATAGAGATCAATGAAGAAGAAGATCTTGAAGAGGGAGGAGACGAAGTGCAGCCGCAACTTACAAGGTCACAAAGGGTGACTGCGAAACCCTCACACCTCGATGACTATATCATCTTGGCCGAAGTAGAGGGTGAGCGTTTGTTGATGATAGTAATGATGAACGAGGTAGTTTATCTCAATGAAAGGAAGGTGAATCCAAGCACGTTTGAAGCCGACTTGGATACGATGAACATATGGTATCTCGACAATGGTGCGAGTAACCACATGAGTGGAAACCGTTTGACATGA